A section of the Kribbella sp. HUAS MG21 genome encodes:
- a CDS encoding lactate racemase domain-containing protein codes for MSRPGFVLEVDDRTPPLIVHNGEGFLLERFPLGTRVVYPPEALPAVRDVDEAIQNALLNPIESEPLPELLRPGMRLTIAFDDISLPLPPMKKPDIRQRVIEAVLELAAQAGVDDVELISANALHRRLTPNELRDIVGERVFRSFFPDGKLYNFDAEDRDNLTHLGQTRHGEDVEISKRAAESDLLVYVNVNLVAMDGGHKSTSIGLASYKSLKHHHNSHTMIHSRSFMDHKASKMHHSAWRMGEVLTEHVKVFQIETTLSNDIFGGPIEFLQKREWEWSLKDQASMLGTKRALAAAPPKLRHKIFTDVRANYGLTGVNAGAIEPVHEKTLEMVHRQHLVEVQGQADVGVIGVPYLGPYNVNSVMNPILAACMGMGYHFNSYRGNPIVRKDGALILYHPVPYEFSQLHHPSYVDFFEEVLAESTDPATIEAKFEKQYAEDPWYIHLYRTSYAYHGVHPFYMWYWISHCLDHCGDVVWVGANRKTVERMGFRSASTLQDALEMVSHSVGRSPSITYLHNPPHLIADVR; via the coding sequence ATGTCTCGGCCAGGTTTCGTGCTTGAGGTGGACGACCGGACGCCGCCGCTGATCGTGCACAACGGCGAAGGGTTCCTGCTGGAGCGCTTCCCGCTCGGCACCCGGGTGGTGTACCCGCCGGAGGCCCTGCCCGCGGTCCGCGACGTCGACGAGGCGATCCAGAACGCGCTGCTCAACCCGATCGAGTCCGAGCCGCTGCCGGAGCTGCTGCGCCCCGGGATGCGGCTGACCATCGCGTTCGACGACATCTCGCTGCCGCTGCCGCCGATGAAGAAGCCGGACATCCGGCAGCGCGTCATCGAGGCCGTGCTCGAGCTCGCCGCCCAGGCCGGCGTCGACGACGTCGAACTGATCTCGGCGAACGCGCTGCACCGCCGGCTCACCCCGAACGAGCTGCGCGACATCGTCGGCGAGCGGGTCTTCCGGTCGTTCTTCCCCGACGGCAAGCTCTACAACTTCGACGCCGAGGACCGCGACAACCTCACCCACCTGGGCCAGACCCGGCACGGCGAGGACGTCGAGATCTCCAAGCGCGCCGCCGAGTCCGACCTGCTCGTCTACGTGAACGTGAACCTCGTCGCGATGGACGGCGGCCACAAGTCCACGTCGATCGGGCTGGCGTCGTACAAGTCGCTCAAGCACCACCACAACAGCCACACGATGATCCACTCGCGGTCCTTCATGGACCACAAGGCGTCGAAGATGCACCACTCCGCCTGGCGGATGGGCGAGGTGCTGACCGAGCACGTCAAGGTCTTCCAGATCGAGACCACGCTCAGCAACGACATCTTCGGCGGGCCGATCGAGTTCCTGCAGAAGCGCGAGTGGGAGTGGTCGCTCAAGGACCAGGCCTCGATGCTCGGCACCAAGCGGGCGCTGGCCGCCGCGCCGCCGAAGCTGCGGCACAAGATCTTCACCGACGTCCGCGCGAACTACGGCCTCACCGGCGTCAACGCCGGCGCCATCGAGCCGGTGCACGAGAAGACCCTCGAGATGGTGCACCGCCAGCACCTCGTCGAGGTCCAGGGCCAGGCCGACGTCGGCGTCATCGGCGTACCGTATCTCGGCCCGTACAACGTCAACTCGGTGATGAACCCGATCCTCGCCGCCTGCATGGGGATGGGCTACCACTTCAACTCCTACCGCGGGAACCCGATCGTCCGGAAGGACGGCGCGCTGATCCTGTACCACCCGGTGCCGTACGAGTTCAGCCAGCTGCACCACCCGTCGTACGTCGACTTCTTCGAAGAAGTGCTTGCCGAGAGCACCGACCCGGCGACCATCGAGGCGAAGTTCGAGAAGCAGTACGCCGAGGACCCGTGGTACATCCACCTGTACCGGACGTCGTACGCCTACCACGGCGTGCACCCGTTCTACATGTGGTACTGGATCAGCCACTGCCTCGACCACTGCGGCGACGTCGTCTGGGTCGGCGCCAACCGCAAGACCGTCGAGCGGATGGGCTTCCGGTCCGCGTCCACGCTGCAGGACGCGCTCGAGATGGTCAGCCACTCGGTCGGCCGGTCGCCGTCGATCACGTACCTGCACAACCCGCCGCACCTGATCGCGGACGTGCGCTGA
- a CDS encoding zinc-binding dehydrogenase gives MMLALEMYRSPAKYLAAKAVGGRIPGVLTGPAAPLRLVTIDEPKAERQGWARIRPILSGICGSDLGMVTGSTKLYFSAVVSMPFVPGHEIVGELLDDCEDLPKGTRVVMDSVLTCAARGVEPCEGCVSGNTNRCDRITVGHVAPGLQTGFCRDTGGGWGNLVVAHRSQLYAVPDGMSDERAVLVEPLAGAVHAALRAQVQPGQSVLVSGAGAVGLFTTLALRELTQAGRITVVAKHAKQRELARAFGASDVVAPDEVFRGVRRSTGAFRLKQDFSGGEFLLGGVDVAVDAVGSKNSIDTVLRVTKAGGRVVLSGMPASGADLSPVWFRELEVTGTYASAREEPNGRPAFETALELAGRAPLDGIVGARYPLYRWREALDHAHSAGRLGTVKVAFDVRAS, from the coding sequence ATGATGCTAGCGCTCGAGATGTACCGGTCGCCGGCGAAGTACTTGGCGGCCAAGGCGGTCGGCGGCCGCATCCCCGGTGTCCTCACCGGGCCGGCCGCGCCGCTGCGCCTCGTCACCATCGACGAACCGAAGGCCGAGCGGCAGGGTTGGGCGCGGATCCGCCCGATCCTGTCCGGGATCTGCGGCTCCGACCTCGGCATGGTGACCGGCTCGACCAAGCTGTACTTCTCCGCGGTCGTGTCGATGCCGTTCGTCCCCGGTCACGAGATCGTCGGCGAGCTGCTCGACGACTGCGAGGACCTGCCCAAAGGCACCCGCGTGGTGATGGACAGCGTCCTCACCTGCGCGGCTCGTGGCGTCGAGCCCTGCGAGGGCTGCGTCTCCGGCAACACCAACCGGTGCGACCGGATCACCGTCGGGCACGTGGCGCCCGGCCTGCAGACCGGGTTCTGCCGCGACACCGGCGGCGGCTGGGGCAACCTCGTCGTAGCGCATCGCAGCCAGCTGTACGCCGTACCGGACGGGATGTCCGACGAGCGCGCCGTACTGGTCGAGCCGCTCGCGGGCGCGGTGCACGCCGCGCTGCGCGCTCAGGTCCAGCCGGGGCAGTCGGTGCTGGTCAGCGGTGCCGGCGCGGTCGGGCTGTTCACGACTCTCGCGCTGCGGGAGCTGACGCAGGCCGGTCGAATCACCGTGGTCGCCAAGCACGCCAAGCAGCGCGAGCTCGCGCGCGCGTTCGGTGCCAGCGACGTGGTCGCGCCCGACGAGGTGTTCCGCGGCGTGCGCCGGTCGACAGGAGCCTTCCGCCTCAAGCAGGACTTCAGCGGCGGCGAGTTCCTGCTCGGCGGCGTCGACGTCGCGGTCGACGCGGTCGGCAGCAAGAACTCGATCGACACCGTGCTGCGGGTCACCAAGGCCGGCGGCCGGGTCGTGCTGTCCGGGATGCCGGCCAGCGGCGCCGACCTGTCGCCGGTGTGGTTCCGCGAGCTCGAGGTCACCGGCACCTACGCCTCCGCGCGGGAGGAGCCGAACGGCCGCCCGGCGTTCGAGACCGCGCTGGAACTCGCCGGCCGCGCCCCGCTCGACGGGATCGTCGGGGCCCGCTACCCGCTCTACCGCTGGCGCGAGGCCTTGGACCACGCGCATTCGGCCGGCCGACTCGGCACGGTCAAGGTCGCATTCGATGTGAGGGCCTCATGA
- a CDS encoding HAD-IB family hydrolase, translating to MRLADKLKDKKVLVTGVTGFVGEALLHRIIGELPGTTVAAIIRPKGSLTGVDRMAQLLKKDIFKPFYGEGTPYADAEALTAARIQVVEGDLADVPELPKDLDIVVHCAGDVSFDPPIHEAFTTNVLGTKSLLERIVETGRPVHYVHISTAYTAGRRRGAIPEAPVDHFVDWRTEAEAGMAMKARIEEQSRSAPMLAKFRKEAEKLHRRAGHLTAAADTERRRNEWVAKRLVETGTERARSLGWTDCYTFTKALGERVVEEFASTLPTSIVRPAIIESAVQSPHPGWIEGFKMAEPLILAYGRGELPEFPASPDSVIEIIPVDHVVGAICAVMATEPELSKPEYYHIGSGARNPLTFEQLYAGVREYFSKHPFDLGERGAVRLPVWKFPGGDSVESMLRYGERAHKIADKIITTVPRGERTRKYARELDVQKRRLDFLRRYMDLYSEYAQAELQFIDDNVLALHNALEGEDKEKFACDTAVVDWQYYLQELHCPSVTESMRRLDVVRKKRNKALAESAGVLKKVEPHADSQVIAAFDMDGTLLSSNVIETYLWMRLPELDSHQRVGEIGAMLRKLPKLIAAERKDRGTFLRTIYRRYAGADLEELNQIVDEILAEHVLERLSGAAVRRIREHRAAGHKTILITGAVRPLTRPLEPLFDEIVAAELAVDDRGRCTGFLSGPPLVGESRAAWIKHHARQTNIDLSKSYAYADSHSDLPMLSVVGNPVAVSPDVSLFRAARAARWQIVDWKTPSTSSRLELPGVQRSGGLAR from the coding sequence GTGAGGCTGGCCGACAAGCTCAAGGACAAGAAGGTCCTGGTCACCGGTGTCACCGGCTTCGTCGGTGAGGCGCTGCTGCACCGGATCATCGGCGAGCTCCCCGGCACCACGGTGGCCGCGATCATCCGGCCGAAGGGCTCGCTGACCGGCGTCGACCGGATGGCGCAGCTGCTGAAGAAGGACATCTTCAAGCCGTTCTACGGCGAGGGCACCCCGTACGCCGACGCGGAGGCGCTGACCGCGGCGCGGATCCAGGTGGTCGAGGGCGACCTGGCCGACGTACCGGAGCTGCCGAAGGATCTCGACATCGTCGTGCACTGCGCCGGCGACGTGAGCTTCGACCCGCCGATCCACGAGGCGTTCACGACCAACGTGCTCGGCACCAAGAGCCTGCTCGAGCGGATCGTGGAGACCGGCCGCCCGGTCCACTACGTGCACATCTCCACCGCGTACACCGCCGGCCGCCGGCGCGGCGCGATCCCGGAGGCCCCGGTCGACCACTTCGTCGACTGGCGCACCGAGGCCGAGGCCGGGATGGCGATGAAGGCCCGGATCGAGGAGCAGTCCCGGTCCGCGCCGATGCTCGCGAAGTTCCGCAAGGAGGCCGAGAAGCTGCACCGCCGCGCCGGTCACCTGACCGCCGCGGCCGACACCGAGCGGCGGCGCAACGAATGGGTCGCCAAGCGGCTCGTCGAGACCGGCACCGAGCGGGCGCGCAGCCTCGGCTGGACCGACTGCTACACGTTCACGAAGGCGCTCGGCGAGCGCGTCGTCGAGGAGTTCGCGTCGACGCTGCCGACCTCGATCGTCCGGCCGGCGATCATCGAGTCCGCGGTGCAGAGCCCGCACCCGGGCTGGATCGAGGGCTTCAAGATGGCCGAGCCGCTGATCCTGGCCTACGGCCGCGGCGAGCTGCCCGAGTTCCCGGCCTCGCCGGACTCCGTCATCGAGATCATCCCGGTCGACCACGTGGTCGGCGCGATCTGCGCGGTGATGGCCACCGAGCCCGAGCTGAGCAAGCCGGAGTACTACCACATCGGCTCCGGTGCGCGGAACCCGCTGACCTTCGAGCAGCTGTACGCCGGCGTTCGCGAGTACTTCTCCAAGCACCCGTTCGACCTCGGCGAGCGGGGCGCCGTGCGGCTGCCGGTCTGGAAGTTCCCCGGCGGCGACTCGGTCGAGAGCATGCTCAGGTACGGCGAACGCGCGCACAAGATCGCCGACAAGATCATCACCACCGTCCCGCGCGGTGAGCGGACCCGGAAGTACGCCCGCGAGCTCGACGTCCAGAAGCGCCGGCTGGACTTCCTGCGGCGCTACATGGACCTGTACTCCGAGTACGCGCAGGCCGAGCTGCAGTTCATCGACGACAACGTCCTCGCCCTGCACAACGCGCTCGAGGGGGAGGACAAGGAGAAGTTCGCCTGCGACACCGCCGTCGTCGACTGGCAGTACTACCTGCAGGAGCTGCACTGCCCGAGCGTCACCGAGTCGATGCGCCGCCTGGACGTCGTCCGGAAGAAGCGCAACAAGGCCCTCGCGGAGTCGGCCGGTGTGCTCAAGAAGGTCGAGCCGCACGCGGACAGCCAGGTGATCGCCGCCTTCGACATGGACGGCACGCTGCTGTCGTCGAACGTGATCGAGACCTACCTGTGGATGCGGCTCCCCGAGCTGGACAGCCACCAGCGGGTCGGCGAGATCGGCGCGATGCTGCGCAAGCTGCCGAAGCTGATCGCCGCCGAGCGCAAGGACCGCGGCACGTTCCTCCGCACGATCTACCGCCGGTACGCCGGGGCGGACCTGGAGGAGCTCAACCAGATCGTCGACGAGATCCTCGCCGAGCACGTACTCGAACGGCTGAGCGGCGCCGCCGTACGGCGGATTCGCGAACACCGCGCCGCCGGGCACAAGACGATCCTGATCACCGGCGCCGTCCGGCCGCTGACCCGGCCGCTGGAGCCGCTGTTCGACGAGATCGTCGCAGCCGAGCTGGCGGTCGACGACCGCGGGCGCTGCACCGGCTTCCTGTCCGGGCCGCCGCTCGTCGGTGAGTCGCGCGCCGCGTGGATCAAGCACCACGCGCGGCAGACCAACATCGACCTGTCCAAGTCGTACGCCTACGCCGACAGCCACTCGGACCTGCCGATGCTGTCGGTGGTCGGCAACCCGGTCGCGGTGTCGCCGGACGTGTCGCTGTTCCGGGCCGCCCGGGCCGCGCGCTGGCAGATCGTCGACTGGAAGACCCCGTCCACCTCGTCCCGTCTGGAGCTCCCTGGGGTGCAGCGTTCTGGAGGTTTGGCCCGATGA
- the priA gene encoding bifunctional 1-(5-phosphoribosyl)-5-((5-phosphoribosylamino)methylideneamino)imidazole-4-carboxamide isomerase/phosphoribosylanthranilate isomerase PriA, with protein sequence MSENLVLLPAVDVADGQAVRLVQGEAGSETSYGDPLAAAMAWQEAGAEWIHLVDLDAAFGRGSNRELLADVTGKLDVQVELSGGIRDDESLTAALATGARRVNIGTAALEDPEWSARVIQQYGDRVAIGLDVRGRTLAARGWTKEGGDLYEVLERLEEAGCERYVVTDVTKDGMLQGPNLDLYRDLCARTDKPIIASGGVSSLDDLRALSTLIPDGVEGVIVGKALYAGAFTLTEALELTRGGDK encoded by the coding sequence ATGTCTGAGAACCTGGTGCTGCTGCCTGCCGTCGACGTGGCGGACGGGCAGGCGGTCCGGCTCGTGCAGGGCGAGGCCGGGAGCGAGACGTCGTACGGCGATCCGCTGGCGGCGGCGATGGCGTGGCAGGAGGCCGGCGCCGAGTGGATCCACCTCGTCGACCTGGACGCGGCGTTCGGCCGCGGCAGCAACCGTGAGTTGCTGGCCGACGTGACCGGCAAGCTCGACGTCCAGGTCGAGCTGTCCGGCGGCATCCGCGACGACGAGTCGCTCACCGCGGCCCTGGCGACGGGTGCCCGGCGGGTCAACATCGGCACCGCCGCGCTGGAGGACCCGGAGTGGTCGGCGCGGGTGATCCAGCAGTACGGCGACCGGGTCGCCATCGGCCTGGACGTCCGCGGCCGGACGCTGGCCGCGCGCGGCTGGACCAAGGAAGGCGGCGACCTGTACGAGGTGCTCGAGCGGCTCGAGGAGGCCGGCTGCGAGCGGTACGTGGTCACCGACGTCACCAAGGACGGCATGCTCCAGGGCCCGAACCTGGACCTGTACCGCGACCTGTGCGCGCGCACCGACAAGCCGATCATCGCGTCCGGCGGCGTCTCCAGCCTCGACGACCTGCGCGCGCTCAGCACGCTGATCCCGGACGGCGTCGAGGGCGTCATCGTCGGCAAGGCGCTGTATGCCGGCGCGTTCACCCTGACCGAGGCACTCGAGCTCACGCGTGGAGGCGACAAGTGA
- a CDS encoding cytochrome P450 has translation MVTVEELENDPHPALAAIRPVGWVEALNSWFVTGRAVALEVLRDPETFTVDDPRFSTAQVVGPSMLSLDGDPHKAHRDPFESPFGLAETRRRFTEPVRQTVNDLMAELQGQEADLRTALAGPLSVAVVAYSLGLPPASASTVLGWYTAISDSVSGVSAGRPVTDAGAAAFAELHKHVAAGIDSTDSLLAAAAHAGLGVDDIVANAAVLMFGGIETTEGMIANALWHLLTHRDQLDLVLADPALLPNAMEESLRLEPAAAVVDRYATRDVDLAGERIRRGDMVTVSLAGAGRDPDVFDSPDTFDVRRPNARRHLAFASGPHICLGMHLTRLETLTALEAVLALPGLRLAPDSPPPRGLVFRKPSALRVTWDA, from the coding sequence GTGGTGACCGTCGAAGAACTCGAGAACGATCCGCACCCGGCGCTCGCGGCGATCCGTCCGGTCGGCTGGGTCGAGGCCTTGAACAGCTGGTTCGTCACCGGTCGCGCCGTCGCGCTCGAGGTACTGCGTGACCCCGAGACGTTCACCGTCGACGACCCGAGGTTCTCGACCGCCCAGGTGGTCGGCCCGTCGATGCTCTCGCTGGACGGCGACCCGCACAAGGCTCACCGCGACCCCTTCGAGTCCCCCTTCGGCCTGGCCGAAACCCGCCGCCGCTTCACGGAGCCGGTGCGCCAGACGGTCAACGACCTGATGGCCGAACTCCAGGGGCAGGAGGCCGACCTGCGGACGGCGCTCGCCGGACCCCTGTCCGTCGCCGTCGTGGCCTACTCGCTCGGGCTGCCGCCGGCCTCCGCGTCGACCGTGCTGGGCTGGTACACGGCGATCTCGGACTCCGTGTCCGGCGTGTCCGCCGGCCGTCCGGTCACCGACGCCGGGGCCGCGGCGTTCGCCGAGCTGCACAAACATGTTGCCGCAGGCATCGACTCCACCGACTCGCTGCTCGCCGCGGCCGCGCACGCCGGCCTCGGGGTCGACGACATCGTCGCGAACGCCGCCGTCCTGATGTTCGGCGGCATCGAGACCACCGAGGGCATGATCGCCAACGCCCTCTGGCACCTGCTCACCCACCGCGACCAGCTCGACCTCGTCCTGGCCGACCCGGCCCTGCTCCCGAACGCGATGGAAGAATCACTCCGCCTCGAACCGGCTGCCGCCGTAGTCGACCGCTACGCCACCCGCGACGTCGACCTCGCCGGCGAGAGGATCCGCCGCGGCGACATGGTCACCGTCTCCCTCGCGGGCGCAGGCCGTGATCCAGACGTCTTCGACTCCCCCGACACCTTCGACGTACGCCGCCCCAACGCCCGCCGCCATCTCGCGTTCGCCAGCGGTCCGCACATCTGCCTCGGCATGCACCTGACCCGCCTAGAGACCCTCACCGCCCTGGAAGCAGTCCTCGCCCTCCCCGGCCTGCGCCTGGCCCCGGACTCGCCTCCCCCGCGCGGCCTGGTGTTCCGCAAGCCGTCCGCGCTGCGCGTCACCTGGGACGCGTGA
- a CDS encoding class I SAM-dependent methyltransferase translates to MVDYNGRLGAVYSAGRAISPAEVRRWVTAFATYLPARRPLDVLDLGSGTGRLTPGLAAEFRGRVYGVEPSSRMRAVAEEAPHPGVTYLEGSAEAIPLPEASVDAVLMNLSFHHFRDPLRGLREVCWVLRPGGAALLRTQFADLMPDLYWYEYFPAARAVDAGMYWSVDETKELVTRAGLVPGADVVRIVGEDPRTLRESYERLRLRALSTFEHLADDEVEAGFARLAADAERDPDRVLPVHSATMLVLTRPR, encoded by the coding sequence ATGGTCGACTACAACGGCCGGCTGGGCGCCGTGTACAGCGCCGGCCGGGCGATCTCGCCGGCCGAGGTCCGGCGCTGGGTGACGGCGTTCGCGACGTACCTTCCGGCCCGGCGGCCGCTCGACGTCCTCGATCTGGGCAGCGGTACCGGCCGGCTGACGCCCGGCCTGGCCGCCGAGTTCCGGGGCCGGGTGTACGGCGTCGAGCCTTCGAGCCGGATGCGCGCGGTGGCCGAGGAGGCGCCGCACCCGGGGGTGACCTACCTGGAGGGCAGCGCCGAGGCCATTCCGTTGCCTGAGGCATCGGTTGACGCGGTGCTGATGAACTTGTCGTTCCACCACTTCCGGGATCCGCTGCGAGGGCTTCGCGAGGTGTGCTGGGTGCTGCGGCCCGGGGGAGCGGCGTTGTTGCGCACGCAGTTCGCGGACCTGATGCCGGACCTGTACTGGTACGAGTACTTCCCGGCCGCGCGGGCGGTCGACGCGGGGATGTACTGGTCGGTGGACGAGACCAAGGAGCTCGTGACGCGGGCGGGGCTGGTGCCGGGCGCGGACGTCGTACGGATCGTCGGTGAGGACCCGCGGACGCTGCGGGAGAGCTACGAGCGGCTGCGGTTGCGGGCGTTGTCGACGTTCGAGCACCTCGCGGACGACGAGGTCGAGGCGGGGTTCGCGCGGCTCGCGGCGGATGCGGAGCGGGATCCGGACCGGGTGCTGCCGGTGCACTCCGCGACGATGCTGGTGCTCACGCGTCCCAGGTGA
- a CDS encoding TSUP family transporter, protein MPDVSLLTLVFLVVAAFTAGWIDAVVGGGGLLQLPAMLLGLPNASPAQILSTNKISSLFGTATSAVTFGVKLRPDRRTVLPLAILAGLGSAAGALVATKIPMSWFKPIVLVLLVGVAIYTALKPSLGARTALRFDGRDHYLAASGVGVLIGFYDGAVGPGTGSFLIFALVGLLGYNFLQASAKAKIANVATNLGAIGVFALHGAPLWRLGLIMGAANMLGGLLGARTAVARGSRFVRIVFLVVVSGLILRLAYDVFFA, encoded by the coding sequence GTGCCTGATGTTTCGTTGCTGACGTTGGTGTTCCTGGTGGTGGCCGCCTTCACGGCGGGATGGATCGACGCCGTGGTCGGCGGTGGCGGGCTGCTGCAACTGCCCGCCATGCTGCTCGGCCTCCCGAACGCGTCGCCCGCGCAGATCCTGTCGACGAACAAGATCTCGTCGCTGTTCGGTACGGCGACCAGCGCGGTCACGTTCGGTGTCAAGCTGCGACCGGACCGTAGAACCGTGCTGCCGCTGGCGATCCTCGCCGGGCTCGGGTCCGCGGCCGGGGCGCTGGTGGCGACGAAGATCCCGATGTCGTGGTTCAAGCCGATCGTGCTGGTGCTGCTCGTCGGGGTCGCGATCTACACCGCACTGAAGCCGTCGCTCGGTGCCCGGACGGCGCTGCGCTTCGACGGTCGCGACCACTACCTGGCGGCGAGCGGGGTCGGCGTACTGATCGGCTTCTACGACGGCGCGGTCGGGCCGGGCACCGGGTCGTTCCTGATCTTCGCGCTGGTCGGCCTGCTCGGGTACAACTTCCTGCAGGCCAGTGCCAAGGCCAAGATCGCCAACGTGGCCACCAATCTCGGCGCGATCGGGGTGTTCGCACTGCACGGCGCGCCGCTGTGGCGGCTCGGCCTGATCATGGGCGCCGCCAACATGCTCGGCGGCCTGCTCGGCGCCCGCACCGCCGTCGCCCGCGGCAGCCGGTTCGTCCGGATCGTCTTCCTGGTGGTCGTGTCCGGGCTGATCCTGCGGCTCGCGTACGACGTGTTCTTCGCCTGA
- a CDS encoding YciI family protein, whose translation MKFLLLIHNNLEALKGYTDDELTEMSGGREHVAATARELLTTGELVSVLGLDEPGESKEVQLVAGTPVISDRPFLETKEYLAGAMVLDCASVERALEIAARIPLVEFRRVELREIRFDQSDFLAEPDHQ comes from the coding sequence GTGAAGTTCCTACTGCTGATCCACAACAACCTCGAGGCGCTCAAGGGGTACACCGACGACGAGCTGACCGAGATGTCCGGCGGCCGCGAGCACGTCGCCGCGACCGCGCGTGAACTGCTGACGACCGGCGAGCTGGTGTCGGTCCTAGGGCTCGACGAGCCCGGCGAGTCCAAGGAGGTCCAACTGGTCGCCGGTACGCCGGTGATCTCCGACCGGCCGTTCCTGGAGACCAAGGAGTACCTGGCCGGCGCGATGGTGCTGGACTGCGCGTCGGTGGAGCGGGCCCTGGAGATCGCGGCGCGGATCCCGCTGGTCGAGTTCCGGCGCGTCGAGCTGCGCGAGATCCGCTTCGACCAGTCCGACTTCCTGGCCGAGCCCGACCATCAGTGA
- a CDS encoding DUF6596 domain-containing protein, with protein sequence MTARAPELEAAIRSAAPRALAALVRRYGVFDQCEDAVQEALLEAFVQWRANGVPEEPVGWLISVAARRMVDGWRRESARRQRELNDFLRSPADEFHPDDYREDTDDTVRLLVLCCHPALTPASQIALTLRSVGGLTTAEVAAALLVGESTVAQRISRAKRLIQDAGARFELPTAEEYDVRLRAVLHVLYLIFNEGHTASAGDELQRVDLAEEALRITRLLQRAVGGSGEVTGLLALMILTHARRDARTGPGGSLIPADRQDRSRWYADEIAEGTRLVEETLRSGAVGPYQLEAAIAAVHSEADSVESTDWEQVAGLYKLLERVDPGPMVRLGAAVAVAMTEGPDAGIAIVEGLAEDRYLGDHHRRLSVLAHLHELAGRPDLAREHYLAALDRTRNAAEQNYLRDRIAHLIR encoded by the coding sequence GTGACAGCACGCGCTCCCGAGCTGGAGGCGGCGATCCGGTCCGCGGCGCCCCGGGCGCTAGCGGCCCTGGTCCGGCGGTACGGCGTGTTCGACCAGTGCGAGGACGCGGTGCAGGAGGCGCTGCTCGAGGCGTTCGTGCAGTGGCGTGCGAACGGCGTACCCGAGGAACCGGTCGGCTGGCTGATCAGCGTCGCGGCGCGGCGGATGGTGGACGGCTGGCGGCGCGAGAGCGCGCGCCGGCAGCGCGAGCTGAACGACTTCCTGCGGTCGCCGGCGGACGAGTTCCACCCGGACGACTACCGCGAGGACACCGACGACACCGTCCGGCTGCTCGTACTGTGCTGTCACCCGGCGCTGACCCCGGCGTCGCAGATCGCGCTGACGCTGCGCTCCGTGGGCGGCCTGACCACTGCCGAGGTGGCCGCGGCGCTGCTGGTCGGCGAGAGCACGGTCGCGCAGCGGATCAGCCGGGCGAAGCGGTTGATCCAGGACGCCGGCGCGCGCTTCGAGCTGCCGACGGCCGAGGAGTACGACGTACGGCTGCGCGCCGTGCTGCACGTGCTCTACCTGATCTTCAACGAAGGGCACACCGCCAGCGCCGGCGACGAGCTGCAACGCGTGGACCTCGCCGAGGAGGCCCTGCGCATCACCCGACTGCTGCAGCGCGCAGTCGGCGGATCGGGTGAGGTCACCGGCCTCCTGGCGTTGATGATCCTCACGCACGCCCGCCGGGACGCGCGGACCGGACCGGGCGGCAGCCTGATCCCGGCCGACCGGCAGGACCGCTCCCGCTGGTACGCCGACGAGATCGCCGAAGGCACCCGCCTCGTCGAGGAGACGCTGCGTTCCGGCGCCGTCGGCCCGTATCAGCTCGAGGCAGCGATCGCGGCCGTGCACAGCGAGGCCGACTCGGTCGAGAGCACCGACTGGGAGCAGGTCGCAGGTCTGTACAAGCTGCTCGAGCGGGTCGACCCGGGGCCGATGGTGCGGCTCGGAGCGGCTGTCGCCGTGGCGATGACCGAGGGCCCGGACGCCGGGATCGCGATCGTCGAAGGGCTGGCCGAGGACCGCTACCTCGGCGACCACCATCGCCGGTTGTCGGTCCTCGCCCACCTCCACGAGCTCGCCGGCCGCCCGGACCTGGCCCGCGAGCACTACCTGGCGGCGCTCGACCGGACCCGGAACGCCGCCGAACAGAACTATCTGCGCGACCGCATCGCCCACCTCATCAGGTGA